In the genome of Enterococcus hirae ATCC 9790, one region contains:
- a CDS encoding DUF871 domain-containing protein has translation MKRALGISLYPDHSDPIKDQEYLQLAQRYGFTRIFMSMLEVTEDPLIVKQKFQKLIHFAKELGFETILDVAPNIFEQLDISYDDLSFFHETGADGIRLDLGFDGGKEALLSYNPYHLAIELNMSNDVAYLDNILSHQANKPFLYGCHNFYPQEGTGLPYRFFESCSQRFKKQGLRTAAFVSSQVGTIGPWDINDGLTTLEMHRHLPVHVAAKHLFATGLIDDVIIGNAYASEEELRMLGEMDRYQTVFTIEWQTAAHEVERQIVLGEQHVRRGDITEQVIRSTEVRKKYKDAKNEAHDNENEFQIGDVVIGNDTFGKYKNELQIVLEPHRDARKNKVGAIVPEEHLLLDFIHPWSKFKFIEK, from the coding sequence ATGAAACGTGCACTAGGGATTTCACTTTACCCAGATCATAGTGATCCAATCAAAGATCAAGAATATTTGCAATTAGCACAACGTTATGGGTTTACCCGTATTTTTATGAGTATGTTAGAAGTAACGGAAGATCCTCTGATCGTAAAACAAAAGTTTCAAAAATTGATTCATTTTGCGAAAGAATTGGGATTTGAAACGATTTTAGATGTTGCTCCCAACATTTTTGAACAGTTGGACATTTCGTATGACGACTTAAGTTTTTTCCACGAAACTGGTGCAGATGGAATCCGTCTTGATTTAGGATTTGACGGCGGAAAAGAAGCTTTGCTGTCATATAACCCTTATCATTTAGCGATTGAGTTGAATATGAGTAATGATGTTGCTTATTTGGATAATATTTTGTCTCATCAAGCAAATAAACCCTTTCTCTATGGGTGTCATAATTTTTATCCTCAAGAAGGAACAGGCTTACCTTACCGATTTTTTGAGTCTTGCAGCCAACGATTTAAAAAACAAGGGTTACGAACGGCTGCTTTTGTTTCTTCTCAGGTGGGAACAATCGGACCGTGGGATATCAATGATGGGTTGACTACGTTAGAGATGCACCGTCATTTACCGGTCCATGTAGCAGCAAAACATTTGTTTGCTACTGGGTTGATCGATGATGTCATTATTGGAAATGCCTACGCATCTGAAGAAGAGCTGCGTATGTTAGGGGAAATGGATCGCTATCAAACAGTATTTACGATCGAGTGGCAGACAGCTGCTCATGAAGTAGAACGACAAATTGTATTAGGAGAACAACATGTTCGTCGAGGGGATATCACTGAACAGGTTATTCGTTCCACTGAAGTTCGAAAAAAATATAAAGATGCAAAAAATGAAGCCCATGACAATGAAAATGAATTTCAAATTGGTGATGTAGTCATTGGAAATGATACATTTGGCAAATACAAAAATGAACTTCAAATTGTTTTAGAACCCCATCGGGATGCAAGGAAAAATAAAGTTGGTGCAATTGTACCAGAAGAACATCTCTTACTAGATTTTATCCACCCATGGTCGAAGTTCAAATTTATAGAAAAGTAG
- a CDS encoding PTS sugar transporter subunit IIC: MDKFVGLIEQKIMPVANRIGTQRHMTAIRKGIIATMPLTIVGSFFTILLNIPIESVAAVIEPYRQILDIPFRYTIGILALYATFGIASSLAKSYKVDSLTAGILALMSFLIVAAPPTQVLEDLEGITAGRYINIANLGSGSLFGAIVTAIISVEIYRFFIEKKITIKMPDGVPPEVTNSFVALIPGAVILIFFWVIRHMLGFDLNGFLSELLMPLKGILAGNSLFGGLLTVFLICFFWVLGIHGPAIMGPVIRPFWDISIAENIDAFNAGANAHNMPNIFTEQFLQWYVWIGGAGTTLALVVLFMFSKSKYLKSLGRLSILPGLFNINEPMIFGAPIVMNPVLGIPFILAPLVTTTLSYVLTVSGLIPMMTARLPFAIPSPIAAWMSTNWSVAAGVLVIANFLITLAIYYPFFKVFEKQQLAREAEEQAQEEAPMVTGVTEEQA, encoded by the coding sequence ATGGATAAGTTTGTAGGATTGATTGAACAAAAGATTATGCCAGTAGCTAACCGAATTGGAACACAGAGGCACATGACGGCAATTAGAAAAGGAATTATTGCAACGATGCCACTAACGATCGTCGGTTCATTTTTTACGATTTTACTGAACATTCCGATTGAATCTGTGGCAGCAGTGATTGAACCCTATCGGCAAATTTTGGATATTCCTTTTCGTTATACGATAGGGATTTTGGCATTATACGCAACATTTGGGATTGCTTCATCATTAGCAAAAAGTTATAAAGTTGATTCCTTGACGGCTGGTATATTAGCATTGATGTCTTTTCTGATCGTGGCAGCACCACCGACACAGGTATTAGAAGACTTGGAAGGAATCACAGCAGGACGTTATATCAATATTGCGAATCTAGGATCAGGTTCATTATTTGGTGCCATTGTTACAGCAATTATTTCTGTCGAGATTTATCGTTTCTTCATTGAAAAGAAAATTACAATCAAGATGCCTGATGGGGTGCCACCAGAAGTGACAAACTCTTTTGTTGCGTTGATTCCTGGAGCGGTGATTTTGATTTTCTTCTGGGTGATCCGACATATGCTTGGTTTTGATCTGAATGGGTTCTTAAGTGAGTTATTGATGCCGCTAAAAGGCATACTTGCAGGAAATAGTTTGTTTGGTGGTTTATTAACAGTCTTCTTGATTTGTTTTTTCTGGGTTCTTGGGATTCATGGCCCAGCCATTATGGGCCCAGTGATTCGCCCATTTTGGGATATTTCGATTGCTGAAAACATTGATGCTTTCAACGCTGGTGCGAATGCTCATAATATGCCGAATATTTTTACAGAACAGTTTTTACAGTGGTACGTGTGGATTGGTGGCGCAGGAACAACCTTGGCTTTAGTGGTTTTATTCATGTTCTCCAAATCAAAATATTTAAAGAGTTTAGGTCGATTATCGATTTTACCAGGACTATTCAACATCAATGAACCAATGATCTTCGGGGCACCGATTGTAATGAATCCGGTATTAGGGATTCCGTTCATTCTTGCACCGTTAGTAACGACTACTTTGTCATATGTCTTAACGGTTAGTGGTCTCATCCCAATGATGACGGCTCGGTTACCATTTGCTATTCCTTCGCCAATCGCCGCTTGGATGAGTACAAACTGGAGCGTAGCAGCTGGCGTGTTAGTTATTGCTAACTTCCTGATCACATTGGCTATTTATTATCCGTTCTTCAAAGTATTCGAAAAACAACAACTGGCTCGTGAAGCAGAAGAACAAGCGCAAGAAGAAGCACCAATGGTGACGGGCGTTACCGAGGAACAAGCATAA
- a CDS encoding GntR family transcriptional regulator, with amino-acid sequence MKRTRVLYLEVADKIKEDIFSGKYPVGTMLPTENELEEMFQVSKITVRKAIELLATDEYVEKKSGRGTTVVSNRPYNRLSKAASFTQILENSQHTVHKETLELKKITLKKDHPLFASFGSTAVCFKRLYYLNDRPYIYFTHYLPSDLLEIKRKVFDEESLYRLLTQKGYAIDSFADDFSAVFLTKDEREILKTTSEIAIKRTRQSKTHLGKTIEYSEAIYETNLHPYHIDYET; translated from the coding sequence ATGAAAAGGACACGTGTACTATACCTAGAAGTTGCAGACAAGATCAAAGAAGATATCTTTTCAGGAAAGTATCCTGTCGGCACCATGTTGCCTACAGAAAATGAATTAGAAGAAATGTTTCAAGTAAGTAAGATCACGGTTCGTAAGGCCATTGAATTATTAGCAACAGATGAATATGTCGAAAAGAAAAGCGGACGAGGGACGACGGTAGTAAGTAATCGTCCATACAATCGTTTGTCAAAAGCGGCAAGTTTTACACAGATTCTAGAAAACTCACAACATACAGTTCACAAAGAAACGTTGGAATTAAAGAAAATCACTTTAAAAAAAGATCACCCATTATTTGCCTCTTTTGGTTCAACGGCTGTCTGTTTTAAGCGATTATACTACTTAAACGACCGTCCTTATATTTACTTTACGCATTATCTGCCAAGTGATTTGTTAGAAATCAAGCGCAAAGTATTTGATGAAGAGTCTTTATATCGTTTATTGACCCAAAAAGGTTATGCCATCGACTCCTTTGCCGATGATTTTTCCGCTGTGTTTCTAACAAAGGATGAACGGGAAATTTTAAAAACTACCTCAGAAATCGCGATTAAAAGAACGCGACAATCAAAGACTCACTTGGGGAAAACAATCGAATATTCAGAAGCAATTTACGAGACCAATCTGCATCCTTATCATATCGACTATGAAACATAA
- a CDS encoding formate/nitrite transporter family protein: protein MYTPEEIMDISIHLGTKKIQKPILAKLILGFIGGAMISLGYLAYIRVSASIPESLASLTSLVGAAVFPIGLLVILLGGGELITGNMMAVAIAFMDKKVTFSQLVKNWTIITLANIVGAIFVAYFFGHFVGLTHSGVYLDQVIHIADHKIEASWWQALGSGIGCNWFVGLALWLSYGAKDAAGKVLTIWFPVMIFVAIGFQHSVANCFVIPAAIFEGQATWTEFLLNFIPVYIGNIVGGAIFVSGFYYASYKHH from the coding sequence ATGTATACACCAGAAGAAATTATGGATATCAGTATCCATCTTGGAACGAAAAAGATCCAAAAGCCAATTCTTGCGAAATTGATTCTAGGTTTTATCGGAGGAGCAATGATCTCGTTAGGTTATTTAGCCTACATCAGAGTTTCAGCTTCGATTCCAGAATCACTGGCGAGTTTAACTAGTTTAGTAGGGGCGGCTGTGTTTCCTATCGGACTATTGGTGATCCTGCTTGGTGGCGGGGAATTGATTACTGGAAATATGATGGCGGTTGCAATTGCTTTTATGGATAAAAAAGTAACTTTTTCACAATTAGTTAAAAATTGGACAATTATCACGTTAGCTAATATCGTGGGTGCCATTTTTGTTGCATATTTCTTTGGACACTTTGTCGGATTGACTCATTCAGGCGTTTATTTGGACCAAGTCATCCATATTGCTGATCATAAGATCGAAGCTTCTTGGTGGCAAGCACTTGGTTCGGGAATCGGTTGTAACTGGTTTGTCGGCTTAGCATTATGGCTATCCTATGGAGCAAAAGATGCAGCTGGAAAAGTATTGACTATTTGGTTTCCCGTAATGATTTTTGTTGCCATTGGCTTTCAGCATAGTGTGGCTAACTGCTTTGTGATCCCAGCCGCAATTTTTGAAGGACAAGCAACTTGGACAGAATTTCTCTTGAATTTTATCCCAGTTTATATCGGTAATATTGTCGGCGGTGCAATATTCGTATCAGGATTTTACTATGCAAGCTATAAGCATCATTGA
- a CDS encoding glycoside hydrolase family 1 protein, producing the protein MTTKFSKDFLWGGATAANQLEGAYDQDGKGLSVADAMPGGKQRFAVIGSEDFDWTIQPDKYTYPNHQGIDHYYRFKEDIALFAEMGFKCYRFSIAWTRIFPQGDEVTPNEKGLTFYEEVIDECLKYGIEPVITISHYEMPLNLAKKYGGWKNRELIEFYERFAKVVLERFSDKVKYWMTFNEINSAFHFPALSQGLVKSNGAADYQNIFQAWHNQFVASSKAVKIAHELREDSQVGCMIIYATTYSIDANPINQVATLIQNQEFNFFCADVQVRGKYPAYTNRTYEKYGVDSAKLEQTTEDFELLQAYPVDYIGFSYYMSTAVNETDPDAAASAGNLLGGVKNPFLEASEWGWQIDPEGLRIALNELYNRYEKPLFIVENGLGAIDKVEEDGRINDDYRIDYLRRHIEAMGEAVADGVELMGYTPWGCIDLVSASTGEMSKRYGFIYVDLDDEGNGTKNRSKKKSFEWYQKVIATNGEEL; encoded by the coding sequence ATGACTACAAAGTTTTCAAAAGATTTTTTATGGGGTGGCGCTACAGCTGCCAATCAATTAGAAGGTGCTTACGATCAAGATGGGAAAGGGCTCTCAGTTGCTGATGCGATGCCTGGGGGGAAACAACGATTTGCAGTTATTGGCAGTGAAGACTTTGATTGGACGATCCAACCAGATAAATATACCTATCCTAACCATCAAGGGATCGATCATTATTATCGGTTCAAAGAAGACATTGCGCTTTTTGCTGAAATGGGCTTTAAATGTTATCGTTTCTCCATTGCTTGGACTCGGATTTTCCCTCAAGGAGACGAAGTAACACCGAATGAGAAAGGCTTAACGTTTTATGAAGAAGTGATTGATGAATGTTTGAAATATGGGATTGAACCTGTGATCACGATTTCCCATTACGAGATGCCATTAAATCTAGCAAAAAAATATGGCGGATGGAAAAACCGAGAACTGATTGAATTTTACGAACGCTTTGCTAAAGTGGTGCTTGAACGATTCAGCGATAAAGTCAAATATTGGATGACGTTCAATGAGATCAATTCAGCTTTTCATTTTCCAGCTTTGAGTCAAGGATTAGTAAAAAGTAATGGTGCAGCTGATTATCAAAATATCTTCCAAGCATGGCATAACCAATTTGTAGCAAGTAGTAAAGCAGTAAAAATCGCTCATGAATTACGGGAGGATAGCCAAGTGGGTTGTATGATTATCTATGCAACGACGTATAGCATAGATGCTAATCCAATCAATCAAGTAGCTACATTGATCCAGAACCAAGAATTTAATTTCTTCTGTGCGGATGTTCAAGTACGGGGCAAATACCCGGCATACACAAACCGCACGTATGAAAAATATGGCGTAGATAGTGCCAAATTAGAACAAACGACTGAAGATTTTGAGTTGTTGCAAGCATATCCAGTCGACTATATCGGTTTCAGCTATTATATGTCTACTGCAGTCAACGAAACGGACCCAGATGCAGCGGCCTCAGCCGGTAATCTTTTAGGTGGAGTTAAAAATCCGTTCTTAGAAGCCAGTGAATGGGGATGGCAGATTGATCCAGAAGGTTTACGGATTGCATTAAACGAGTTGTACAACCGTTACGAAAAACCATTGTTTATTGTTGAAAATGGGTTAGGCGCAATTGATAAGGTAGAAGAAGACGGGCGCATCAATGACGATTACCGTATTGATTACTTACGTCGGCATATCGAAGCAATGGGAGAAGCTGTGGCTGATGGAGTAGAACTCATGGGATATACGCCATGGGGATGTATTGATCTGGTAAGTGCTTCGACTGGTGAAATGAGTAAACGTTATGGATTTATCTATGTTGATTTGGATGATGAAGGGAACGGAACCAAAAATCGTTCAAAGAAAAAATCTTTTGAGTGGTATCAAAAAGTCATTGCCACCAATGGAGAAGAACTGTAA
- a CDS encoding beta-glucoside-specific PTS transporter subunit IIABC, producing MDNQAVGKRVWEAVGGEKNVNSLVHCATRLRFKLKDESVADTQKLKQDPDVIQVVQSGGQYQVVIGSNVADVYQAIVDEQGLTDQSGTEDQSKNPLNRLIDIISSIFTPFLGAMAAAGILKGFLSLATVLGWLSADTGAYQILFAAADGVFTFLPVMLAFTAAKKFKTNQFLSVAIAMALVYPAITQLAGAGGAVDFFGLPIVLAQSGYTSSVIPIILAVWVQSKFEPLVKKVIPQFLQMIFVPMIVLLVMVPLTFLLLGPIGTVIGNGLGSLFNSIYSFSPLVAGLIMGSLWQVFVMFGMHWGFVPIMFLNIEQYGFDVMVPMLLPAVLAQGGAALAVAIRTKDTKLRSLGISSTITSLFGITEPTVYGVTLPLKKPFVVACLSAGIGGAMIGFAGVKAFSSGLVSLLTIPTFISTNQAVESNVTMAILATALSFVLAFVGTLIVGFDETVQDEKLETNQQTTAGDTISSARHNLKSPLSGKVLPLSDVPDKVFSSGAMGKGLAIDPEKGELIAPADGEITTIFPTGHAVGLTTKDGIEILMHIGMDTVELEGQGFETFVKQGDQVKAGDLMVRFDIEAIKAAGYSVITPIVITNTEHFADVLELNQEELIASEDFLAIVK from the coding sequence ATGGATAATCAAGCAGTTGGTAAAAGAGTATGGGAGGCAGTCGGAGGCGAAAAGAACGTTAATAGTTTAGTACATTGTGCGACACGTTTACGTTTCAAATTAAAAGATGAATCGGTCGCAGATACACAAAAGTTAAAACAGGATCCAGATGTGATTCAAGTAGTACAAAGTGGTGGTCAGTACCAAGTAGTTATCGGTAGTAATGTGGCTGACGTTTACCAAGCAATCGTTGATGAGCAAGGTCTGACAGATCAATCGGGAACAGAGGATCAGTCAAAAAATCCTTTGAATCGCTTGATTGATATTATTTCTAGTATTTTCACGCCATTTTTAGGCGCAATGGCAGCTGCAGGGATCTTAAAAGGATTTTTATCTTTGGCAACGGTGTTAGGGTGGCTTTCAGCGGATACTGGGGCTTACCAAATTCTATTTGCAGCCGCAGATGGTGTCTTTACCTTTTTACCAGTGATGTTAGCTTTTACTGCAGCCAAAAAATTCAAAACGAACCAATTTTTATCTGTGGCAATTGCTATGGCGTTAGTTTATCCAGCAATCACGCAACTAGCTGGAGCTGGAGGGGCAGTGGATTTCTTTGGATTACCAATCGTGTTAGCTCAATCAGGTTACACATCTTCAGTGATTCCGATCATTTTGGCTGTTTGGGTCCAAAGCAAATTTGAACCGCTGGTGAAAAAAGTGATTCCACAATTTTTACAAATGATTTTTGTACCAATGATCGTTTTATTGGTGATGGTGCCATTAACTTTCTTACTGTTAGGTCCAATCGGGACAGTTATCGGTAATGGGTTAGGTAGTCTATTTAATTCGATTTACAGCTTTAGTCCATTAGTTGCGGGCTTGATTATGGGAAGTTTATGGCAAGTGTTCGTAATGTTTGGGATGCACTGGGGCTTTGTACCGATCATGTTCTTGAATATTGAACAATATGGGTTTGACGTCATGGTTCCAATGCTTTTACCAGCCGTTTTAGCTCAAGGTGGTGCAGCCTTAGCAGTGGCGATTCGGACCAAAGATACTAAGCTTCGTTCATTAGGTATTTCATCTACAATTACCTCACTTTTTGGCATTACGGAACCAACTGTTTATGGGGTAACTTTACCGTTAAAGAAACCGTTTGTCGTTGCTTGTCTGTCAGCCGGTATCGGAGGCGCAATGATTGGTTTTGCTGGTGTGAAAGCTTTCTCTAGCGGGTTAGTAAGCTTGTTAACGATCCCAACGTTTATTAGTACGAACCAAGCAGTTGAATCCAATGTGACCATGGCAATCCTTGCGACAGCTCTTTCATTTGTCTTAGCATTCGTAGGTACGCTGATCGTTGGATTTGATGAAACCGTCCAAGATGAAAAACTAGAAACAAATCAACAAACAACAGCAGGTGACACGATTAGTTCTGCTCGACATAATCTAAAAAGTCCTTTAAGCGGGAAAGTCCTGCCATTATCTGATGTTCCGGATAAAGTTTTCTCTTCTGGAGCGATGGGAAAAGGGCTTGCGATTGATCCGGAAAAAGGTGAATTGATTGCGCCAGCAGACGGGGAGATCACGACCATTTTCCCAACAGGTCATGCGGTTGGTTTAACAACGAAAGATGGGATTGAAATCTTGATGCATATCGGTATGGATACCGTTGAGCTTGAAGGACAAGGGTTTGAGACTTTTGTAAAACAAGGGGATCAAGTAAAAGCTGGTGATTTAATGGTTCGATTTGATATTGAAGCGATTAAAGCCGCTGGATACAGTGTGATCACGCCAATCGTTATTACAAATACGGAACATTTTGCTGATGTGTTGGAATTAAATCAAGAAGAACTGATTGCTAGTGAAGATTTTCTAGCAATTGTCAAATAA
- the licT gene encoding BglG family transcription antiterminator LicT, with translation MVIEKVLNNNVVISKNERGEEIICMGKGLAFQKRPGDRIDKTAVQKEFVLKDSLATNQFQQLMADVPLEEVELVKQIVDVAEERLGVSLSSNIYLTLTDHIHYAICRANENIQLPNPLLFETKKFYPKEYLVAKEVLQLIQRKVGVSLPIDEAGFIAFHLVNSQQGNGDMQVTMTATTIVRDILSIISKFFGVTFDEESLNYQRIITHLQFFTQRYLKGESSDEQDEFLYALVQGKYPKAFRCSERINDYLLKTQQEPMGVAEQIYLTIHIQRVVSEKQSTQS, from the coding sequence ATGGTTATTGAAAAAGTCTTAAATAATAACGTCGTCATTTCAAAAAACGAACGAGGTGAAGAGATTATCTGTATGGGCAAAGGCCTCGCGTTTCAAAAAAGACCTGGTGATAGGATTGATAAAACAGCAGTTCAAAAAGAATTTGTTTTAAAAGATTCCTTAGCAACCAATCAATTTCAACAGCTGATGGCGGATGTCCCATTAGAAGAAGTAGAATTAGTCAAACAGATCGTTGATGTGGCGGAAGAACGATTAGGCGTTTCGTTGTCGTCAAATATTTATTTGACATTGACCGATCATATTCATTATGCGATTTGTCGAGCGAACGAAAATATCCAGTTACCAAATCCGCTTCTTTTTGAAACAAAGAAATTTTATCCGAAAGAATACTTGGTGGCCAAAGAAGTATTGCAATTGATCCAGAGAAAAGTTGGAGTCAGTCTGCCGATTGATGAAGCAGGATTTATCGCTTTTCATTTAGTGAATAGCCAACAAGGAAATGGGGATATGCAAGTCACGATGACTGCAACGACGATCGTTAGAGATATTCTCAGCATTATTAGTAAGTTCTTTGGTGTGACATTTGACGAGGAATCGTTGAATTACCAACGAATCATTACCCATTTACAATTTTTTACACAACGCTATTTAAAGGGCGAAAGTTCGGATGAGCAGGATGAATTTCTCTATGCGCTTGTTCAAGGGAAATATCCAAAAGCCTTTCGCTGTTCGGAACGGATCAATGACTATCTCTTAAAAACACAACAGGAACCAATGGGAGTCGCAGAACAAATCTATTTAACGATTCACATCCAACGTGTAGTGAGTGAAAAACAAAGTACCCAATCTTAA
- a CDS encoding class A sortase, whose protein sequence is MKEKPSKGRVKRWIANFFLFLLLLVGLALIFNEQIKDYFVKNTGDKYAIANVTKDEIKKNNEKEASFDFDAVESMSTESVLRAQLNRTDLPVIGSIAVPSVAINIPIFRGLDNANLLYGAGTLDPNQQMGKGNYALASHRSSNPQLLFTPLENLSLGDKIYLVDLENVYTYKATFKEKVAPTETQLLNIQEGKSLVTLITCGDMNAVTRLVVQGELEKVTPMKKATKEMKAAFNMETRTF, encoded by the coding sequence ATGAAGGAAAAACCAAGCAAAGGTCGAGTAAAAAGATGGATCGCCAATTTTTTCTTATTTTTACTATTATTGGTTGGCTTAGCGTTAATTTTTAATGAACAGATCAAAGATTATTTTGTTAAAAATACCGGAGATAAATACGCAATTGCCAATGTGACAAAAGATGAAATTAAGAAAAACAACGAAAAAGAGGCAAGTTTTGATTTTGATGCAGTGGAGTCAATGAGTACGGAAAGTGTGTTGCGTGCCCAACTGAATCGAACAGACTTACCAGTTATTGGTAGTATTGCTGTTCCTTCTGTGGCAATCAATATCCCGATTTTTAGAGGTTTAGATAATGCGAACTTGCTTTATGGTGCGGGGACATTAGATCCTAATCAGCAAATGGGAAAAGGAAATTATGCTTTAGCGAGTCATCGTTCGAGCAATCCACAACTATTATTTACGCCACTAGAAAATTTATCATTAGGAGATAAAATCTATTTGGTAGATTTGGAAAATGTCTATACGTATAAAGCAACCTTTAAAGAAAAAGTGGCACCGACGGAGACCCAGCTGTTAAATATCCAAGAAGGAAAATCGCTCGTTACGTTGATTACGTGCGGAGATATGAATGCGGTGACTCGATTAGTCGTTCAAGGAGAATTAGAGAAGGTTACACCAATGAAAAAAGCGACGAAAGAAATGAAGGCAGCATTCAATATGGAAACACGAACATTTTAG
- a CDS encoding nucleotide pyrophosphohydrolase, which produces MDSMAKVNQFRDERNWRQFHNEKDLAISISLEASELLELFQWKQPEEVKETSLERIKEELADVLIYSYMMADNLQLDLDEIIEEKLAKNKLKYPVEASRGQRKKYTEL; this is translated from the coding sequence ATGGATAGTATGGCGAAAGTCAATCAATTTAGAGACGAAAGAAATTGGCGACAATTTCATAACGAAAAAGATCTTGCAATTTCTATTTCCTTAGAAGCTTCTGAATTACTGGAGCTTTTTCAATGGAAGCAACCAGAAGAAGTGAAGGAAACATCATTAGAGCGGATCAAAGAAGAACTGGCAGATGTCTTGATCTATTCTTACATGATGGCTGACAATTTACAGTTGGATCTTGATGAAATTATTGAAGAAAAATTAGCAAAAAATAAATTGAAATATCCAGTAGAAGCAAGTCGAGGACAACGAAAGAAATATACAGAACTTTAA
- a CDS encoding MFS transporter, with protein sequence MTKYQRKVLLATSSGIALENMDIMFLAFSLSSMIATFHISGTQAGMIATITNLGMLVGGIFFGLMADKYGRVKVFSQTVILFSIASLLMYFSSTIYLVYLFRFIAGIGAGGEYGACMSLISETFSKKQIGRASSIAGIGAQVGAALAAILAAIVIPWLGWRMLYVIGVLPVLLVLVIRHGLKEPEAFQAAKATKKATKLRNLFETKQLTWQTIGLSTMVTVQIAGYFGLMNWLPSIMQAQLGLSVSGSSLWMVSTIVGMSLGMLTFGIIMDKLGPRTAFTLFLICSALSVFLLVLARSQWSLVAAAVVVGYFINGMYGGYGAIISSLYPTEIRATANNFIMNLGRAVGGFSSIIIGFLMDHYQLSAVIIFLSSIYLVSLVVLWTLTGVKELKFSLQE encoded by the coding sequence ATGACGAAGTATCAACGGAAGGTTTTATTAGCAACATCATCAGGGATTGCATTAGAGAATATGGATATCATGTTCCTAGCTTTTTCTTTATCTTCAATGATTGCAACTTTTCATATTAGTGGAACACAAGCGGGAATGATTGCGACGATCACTAATCTGGGGATGCTCGTTGGAGGTATTTTTTTTGGTCTGATGGCGGATAAATATGGTCGAGTAAAGGTGTTCTCTCAAACGGTTATCTTATTTTCAATTGCTTCATTATTGATGTATTTTTCTTCAACGATTTATTTAGTCTACTTGTTTCGGTTTATTGCCGGAATCGGGGCTGGGGGCGAGTATGGCGCTTGTATGTCTTTGATCTCTGAAACTTTTTCAAAAAAACAAATTGGACGAGCTTCGTCCATTGCTGGTATTGGAGCCCAAGTAGGCGCGGCTCTCGCTGCTATTTTGGCGGCAATCGTCATTCCATGGCTCGGGTGGCGCATGCTATATGTGATTGGTGTATTACCCGTATTATTAGTTTTAGTCATCCGACATGGTTTAAAAGAACCGGAGGCATTTCAAGCTGCGAAAGCAACTAAAAAGGCGACAAAGTTACGTAATCTATTTGAAACAAAACAACTTACTTGGCAGACGATTGGCTTGAGTACCATGGTGACTGTCCAAATTGCTGGTTATTTTGGTTTGATGAATTGGTTACCTTCGATCATGCAAGCACAACTAGGATTATCCGTTTCAGGTTCGTCTTTATGGATGGTGAGTACGATTGTGGGGATGTCATTAGGTATGTTGACTTTTGGGATCATCATGGATAAATTAGGTCCCAGAACAGCCTTTACTTTATTCTTGATTTGTTCAGCGCTCTCGGTCTTCTTACTCGTTTTAGCTCGTAGTCAATGGAGTTTAGTAGCAGCAGCGGTGGTTGTTGGTTACTTTATCAATGGCATGTATGGCGGCTATGGTGCAATCATTAGTAGCCTGTATCCTACTGAGATCCGTGCAACAGCCAATAACTTTATTATGAATTTAGGTAGAGCTGTAGGTGGATTTTCTTCGATCATTATTGGCTTTTTGATGGATCATTATCAATTATCTGCTGTGATTATTTTTCTAAGTAGTATTTATCTTGTCAGTCTAGTGGTCTTGTGGACACTTACTGGTGTAAAAGAATTAAAATTCAGCTTACAAGAATAA